A window from Microbacterium ginsengiterrae encodes these proteins:
- a CDS encoding leucyl aminopeptidase, with the protein MTLPALSHTAEPFPGSAADAAVLIVPELEAFPDSLEPYPGLKDVLTAIGFTGGASSFARVHAPEITSLPFAVVGAGKAADAASVREAAGTALRSLTGFDSVALAIAGPLDEFAAAAAEGAAYGGYRFEGYRSKAGKTRATSVTLHSSHVSDEQIERARVLGEALALVKDLVSVPAEWQSPAGLAQSAVDAVADLDVSVEVLDEKALADQGFGGVLGVAQGSARPPRVVRLDYAPAEAVSHIALVGKGITFDTGGLSLKPAASMVGMKFDMAGSATVLATLRAIAALRLPVRVTAWMCITDNMPSGSATRPGDVLRMLDGQTVEVLNTDAEGRLVLADGLVAASREKPDVIFDVATLTGAILVALGHRHTGVMGEDEAVAEYLTAAETADELAWPLPLPEYMEDSLDSPIADMINANMGDRAGGSMFAGLFLQRFVGRTAGDDSPRIPWVHLDIAGSSENGSAPYGFTDKGATGATVRSLVAFAEARAEEAR; encoded by the coding sequence ATGACGCTTCCTGCGCTCTCGCACACCGCCGAACCATTTCCCGGAAGCGCTGCCGACGCCGCAGTGCTCATCGTCCCCGAACTCGAGGCGTTCCCCGATTCTCTGGAGCCCTATCCGGGCCTGAAGGACGTGTTGACGGCGATCGGATTCACCGGTGGCGCATCATCCTTCGCCCGGGTGCACGCCCCTGAGATCACCTCCCTGCCCTTCGCGGTCGTCGGTGCAGGCAAGGCCGCGGATGCCGCATCCGTCCGCGAGGCCGCGGGAACCGCCCTGCGATCGCTCACCGGATTCGACAGCGTCGCGCTGGCGATCGCCGGCCCGCTCGACGAGTTCGCCGCCGCGGCCGCCGAGGGTGCGGCGTACGGCGGCTACCGCTTCGAGGGCTACCGTTCGAAGGCCGGCAAGACCCGTGCGACGTCCGTGACGCTGCACAGCTCCCACGTGTCCGATGAGCAGATCGAGCGGGCGCGCGTGCTCGGCGAGGCCCTCGCGCTGGTGAAGGACCTCGTGTCCGTTCCCGCGGAATGGCAGAGCCCCGCCGGCCTGGCCCAGAGCGCGGTGGATGCCGTGGCCGACCTCGATGTCTCCGTCGAGGTGCTCGATGAGAAGGCCCTCGCCGACCAGGGCTTCGGCGGCGTCCTCGGTGTCGCCCAGGGCTCGGCCCGTCCGCCGCGCGTCGTCCGGCTCGACTACGCGCCGGCGGAAGCCGTCTCCCACATCGCCCTCGTGGGCAAGGGCATCACGTTCGACACCGGTGGCCTCTCACTCAAGCCCGCGGCATCCATGGTGGGCATGAAGTTCGACATGGCCGGGTCGGCGACGGTTCTCGCGACCCTGCGCGCCATCGCCGCGCTCCGTCTGCCCGTCCGTGTCACGGCGTGGATGTGCATCACCGACAACATGCCCTCCGGCAGCGCCACCCGCCCCGGCGACGTTCTGCGCATGCTGGACGGTCAGACCGTCGAGGTCCTCAACACGGATGCCGAGGGGCGCCTGGTCCTCGCCGACGGACTCGTCGCGGCCAGCCGTGAGAAGCCGGACGTGATCTTCGACGTGGCAACTCTCACCGGCGCGATCCTCGTCGCCCTCGGGCACCGGCACACCGGTGTGATGGGCGAGGACGAGGCCGTCGCCGAGTACCTCACCGCGGCCGAGACCGCCGATGAGCTCGCGTGGCCGCTTCCGCTTCCGGAATACATGGAGGACTCTCTCGACTCCCCCATCGCTGACATGATCAACGCCAACATGGGTGATCGTGCCGGCGGGTCGATGTTCGCCGGGCTCTTCCTGCAGCGATTCGTCGGCCGTACCGCCGGAGACGATTCGCCGCGCATCCCCTGGGTGCACCTGGACATCGCCGGCTCGTCCGAGAACGGCAGCGCGCCGTACGGGTTCACCGACAAGGGCGCCACGGGGGCGACGGTACGTTCCCTCGTCGCGTTCGCCGAAGCACGCGCCGAGGAGGCCCGATGA
- the lpdA gene encoding dihydrolipoyl dehydrogenase, translated as MTTHTFDVVVLGGGSGGYAAALRAAELGKTVALIEKDKVGGTCLHRGCIPTKALLHAAEVADHVRDAADVGVGATFEGIDPSGVTAYRENIVAKKYKGLEGLVKARGITTVAGTGRLNADRTVSVGDDVYAGTDVVLATGSYSRTLPGLEIGGRILTSEQALALDVVPERVLVLGGGVIGVEFASVWRSFGAEVTIIEALPHLVPNEDETLSKGLERAFRRRGIQYSLGTRFQSAAQDDAGVTVTLEDGKTFTGDYLLVAVGRGPVTADLGFEEAGITLDRGFVTVDDELRTGVPHVWAVGDIVPGLQLAHRGFLQGIAVAERIAGLSPAPVPESQIPKITYSNPEVASVGVSEAAAVDSHGADAVVSYEYSLAGNGKSEIIGTTGVVKVVRLKDGPVIGVHLLGDRVGELITEGQFAVAWEAHPEDIAPLIHAHPTQSEALGEAFLALAGKPLHAL; from the coding sequence ATGACCACGCACACCTTCGACGTCGTCGTCCTCGGAGGTGGCAGTGGAGGCTACGCGGCAGCGCTGCGCGCCGCGGAGCTCGGCAAGACCGTCGCCCTGATCGAGAAGGACAAGGTCGGCGGCACCTGCCTGCACCGCGGCTGCATCCCGACGAAGGCCCTCCTGCACGCGGCGGAGGTCGCCGACCACGTGCGAGATGCGGCGGACGTCGGTGTGGGCGCGACGTTCGAGGGGATCGACCCTTCCGGTGTGACGGCGTACCGGGAGAACATCGTCGCGAAGAAGTACAAGGGCCTCGAGGGCCTCGTCAAGGCGCGGGGCATCACCACCGTCGCGGGGACGGGTCGCCTCAACGCGGACCGCACCGTGTCCGTGGGAGACGATGTGTACGCCGGCACCGACGTCGTGCTCGCGACAGGGTCGTACAGCCGCACCCTCCCGGGGCTCGAGATCGGCGGTCGCATCCTCACCAGTGAGCAGGCTCTCGCACTCGACGTCGTCCCTGAGCGCGTCCTCGTGCTCGGCGGCGGCGTGATCGGTGTGGAGTTCGCCAGCGTCTGGCGTTCGTTCGGCGCCGAAGTGACGATCATCGAGGCACTTCCGCATCTCGTCCCCAACGAGGATGAGACCCTCAGCAAGGGACTGGAGCGGGCGTTCCGTCGTCGCGGCATCCAGTACTCCCTCGGAACGCGCTTCCAATCGGCCGCGCAGGACGATGCCGGCGTCACGGTGACGCTCGAGGACGGCAAGACGTTCACGGGCGACTATCTCCTCGTCGCCGTCGGGCGCGGCCCCGTCACCGCCGATCTCGGCTTCGAGGAGGCCGGGATCACCCTCGATCGCGGGTTCGTGACCGTCGACGACGAGTTGCGCACCGGCGTCCCCCATGTCTGGGCCGTCGGCGACATCGTGCCGGGACTGCAGCTCGCCCACCGCGGGTTCCTGCAGGGCATCGCCGTCGCAGAGCGCATCGCGGGCCTCTCCCCCGCTCCGGTCCCCGAATCCCAGATCCCCAAGATCACCTACAGCAACCCTGAGGTCGCCTCCGTCGGGGTGTCGGAGGCCGCGGCCGTCGACTCCCACGGCGCCGATGCCGTCGTCTCCTACGAGTACAGCCTGGCGGGCAACGGCAAGAGCGAGATCATCGGCACGACCGGCGTCGTCAAGGTCGTCCGGCTGAAGGATGGGCCCGTCATCGGCGTGCACCTGCTCGGCGATCGGGTCGGCGAGCTGATCACCGAGGGGCAGTTCGCCGTGGCATGGGAGGCGCACCCGGAAGACATCGCGCCGCTCATCCACGCCCACCCCACCCAGAGCGAGGCACTCGGCGAGGCGTTCCTCGCCCTCGCCGGAAAACCCCTGCACGCCCTCTGA
- the sucB gene encoding 2-oxoglutarate dehydrogenase, E2 component, dihydrolipoamide succinyltransferase — MSTSVVLPALGESVTEGTVTRWLKQVGDTVQADEGLLEISTDKVDTEIPSPVSGVIEEILVAEDETVEVGALLARIGDGSAAAPESDAPAAAEPAAEEAPEAAPAEQAPAQAEEAPAEETPAASSAPAASGDATEVRLPELGESVTEGTVTRWLKQVGEDVAVDEPLLEISTDKVDTEIPSPVAGVLQEIVAGEDETVEVGGVLARIGSGAAPAAEPAAPAEPEATPAEAPAKTEAPAQPEATTEAPAAPAAPAKEEAPAQAQAPAKAEAPAAAPESDEKSSLYVTPLVRRLASQQGVDLSTVTGSGVGGRIRKEDVLKAAEAKDAAPAAAAAPKAAPLEVSPLRGTTQQMSRLRKVVAKRAVESMQQTAQLTTVVEVDVTNIATFRDSVKVDFQKKTGDKLSFLPFFALAAAEALRAFPIINSTVEGENIVYPDSENVSIAVDTERGLLTPVMRDAASKNLAEIAHEIADLAARARDNKLKPDELAGGTFTLTNTGSRGALFDTPVVFLPQSAILGTGVVVKRPGIVKVDGAEAIAVRSYVYLALSYDHRIIDGADAARFLGAVKQRLEAAEFAGDLGI, encoded by the coding sequence ATGAGCACATCCGTGGTCCTCCCCGCTCTCGGTGAGAGCGTCACCGAGGGTACGGTCACCCGCTGGCTGAAGCAGGTCGGAGACACCGTTCAGGCGGACGAAGGCCTGCTCGAGATCTCGACCGACAAGGTCGACACCGAGATCCCGTCGCCGGTCAGCGGCGTCATCGAGGAGATCCTCGTGGCCGAGGACGAGACCGTCGAGGTGGGCGCGCTCCTGGCCCGTATCGGCGACGGCAGCGCCGCTGCCCCCGAGTCCGACGCTCCCGCCGCGGCAGAGCCCGCCGCCGAAGAGGCCCCCGAGGCCGCACCGGCCGAACAGGCTCCCGCCCAGGCCGAGGAGGCTCCCGCTGAGGAGACTCCCGCCGCATCGTCCGCGCCCGCAGCGTCCGGTGACGCCACCGAGGTGCGTCTGCCGGAGCTCGGCGAGAGCGTCACCGAAGGCACCGTCACCCGCTGGCTGAAGCAGGTCGGCGAGGACGTGGCCGTCGACGAGCCGCTGCTGGAGATCTCGACCGACAAGGTCGACACCGAGATCCCCTCGCCGGTCGCCGGCGTGCTGCAGGAGATCGTGGCCGGAGAGGACGAGACCGTCGAGGTCGGCGGAGTCCTCGCCCGCATCGGCTCGGGTGCCGCTCCGGCCGCCGAGCCCGCCGCGCCCGCTGAGCCCGAGGCAACGCCCGCAGAGGCCCCCGCGAAGACAGAGGCGCCGGCGCAGCCGGAGGCCACGACCGAAGCACCCGCCGCCCCCGCCGCACCGGCGAAGGAAGAGGCACCTGCGCAGGCGCAGGCTCCGGCCAAGGCCGAGGCTCCCGCCGCAGCCCCTGAGAGCGACGAGAAGAGCTCGCTCTACGTGACCCCGCTCGTGCGGCGCCTCGCATCCCAGCAGGGCGTCGATCTTTCGACCGTCACCGGTTCGGGTGTGGGAGGACGGATCCGCAAGGAAGACGTCCTGAAGGCTGCCGAGGCGAAGGATGCCGCTCCCGCAGCGGCCGCCGCTCCCAAGGCCGCTCCGCTGGAGGTCTCGCCGCTGCGCGGCACGACCCAGCAGATGTCCCGTCTGCGCAAGGTCGTCGCCAAGCGCGCCGTCGAGTCGATGCAGCAGACCGCACAGCTCACCACTGTCGTCGAGGTCGATGTGACCAACATCGCGACGTTCCGCGACAGCGTGAAGGTCGACTTCCAGAAGAAGACCGGCGACAAGCTGTCGTTCCTGCCGTTCTTCGCCCTGGCTGCCGCCGAGGCTCTCCGTGCCTTCCCGATCATCAACTCGACGGTCGAGGGCGAGAACATCGTCTACCCCGACTCCGAGAACGTCTCGATCGCGGTCGACACGGAGCGCGGCCTGCTCACCCCGGTGATGCGCGACGCCGCGTCGAAGAACCTCGCGGAGATCGCCCACGAGATCGCTGACCTCGCCGCGCGTGCCCGCGACAACAAGCTCAAGCCCGATGAGCTCGCCGGTGGAACGTTCACGCTGACCAACACGGGTTCGCGCGGTGCGCTGTTCGACACCCCTGTGGTGTTCCTGCCGCAGTCCGCGATCCTCGGAACCGGCGTCGTCGTGAAGCGTCCGGGAATCGTGAAGGTCGACGGCGCGGAGGCCATCGCGGTCCGCTCGTACGTGTACCTCGCTCTGTCGTACGATCACCGCATCATCGACGGTGCCGATGCCGCCCGCTTCCTCGGAGCGGTCAAGCAGCGCCTGGAGGCCGCGGAGTTCGCCGGAGACCTGGGCATCTGA